In Pan paniscus chromosome 13, NHGRI_mPanPan1-v2.0_pri, whole genome shotgun sequence, one DNA window encodes the following:
- the LOC117979359 gene encoding coiled-coil domain-containing protein 74B isoform X3: MSGAGVAAGTRPPSSPTPGSRRRRQRPSVGVQSFRPQSPQLRQSDPQKRNLDLEKSLQFLQQQHSEMLAKLHEEIEHLKRENKDLRYKLIMNQTSQKKDSLSTSSFQSVKSISNSGKARPQPGSFNKQDSKADVPQKADLEKEPLLHNSKLDKVPGVQGQARKEKAEASNAGAACMGNSQHQGRQMGAGAHPPMILPLPLRKPTTLRQCEVLIRELWNTNLLQTQELQHLKSLLEGSQRPQAAPEEASFPRDQEATHFPKVSTKSLSKKCLLLSPPVAERAILPALKQTPKNNFAERQKRLQAMQKRRLHHSVL; encoded by the exons ATGAGCGGTGCGGGGGTGGCGGCTGGGACGCGGCCCCCCAGCTCGCCGACCCCGGGCTCTCGGCGCCGGCGCCAGCGCCCCTCTGTGGGCGTCCAGTCCTTTAGGCCGCAGAGCCCGCAGCTCAGGCAGAGCGACCCGCAGAAACGGAACCTGGACCTGGAGAAGAGCCTGCAGTTCCTGCAGCAGCAGCACTCGGAGATGCTGGCCAAGCTCCATGAGGAGATCGAGCACCTGAAGCGGGAGAACAAGG ATCTCCGTTACAAGCTCATAATGAATCAGACATCACAGAAGAAAG ACAGCCTCTCCACGTCAAGCTTCCAGTCTGTCAAGTCCATCTCTAATTCAG GCAAGGCCAGGCCCCAGCCCGGCTCCTTCAACAAGCAAGATTCAAAAGCTGACGTCCCCCAGAAGGCGGACCTGGAAAAGGAGCCCCTACTTCACAACAGCAAGCTGGACAAGGTTCCTGGGGTACAAGGGCAGGCCAG AAAGGAGAAAGCAGAGGCCTCTAACGCAGGAGCTGCCTGTATGGGGAACAGCCAGCACCAGGGCAGGcagatgggggcaggggcacacCCCCCAATGATCCTGCCCCTTCCCCTGCGAAAGCCCACCACACTTAGGCAGTGCGAAGTGCTCATCCGCGAGCTGTGGAATACCAACCTCCTGCAGACCCAAGAG CTGCAGCACCTCAAGTCCCTCCTGGAAGGGAGCCAGAGGCCCCAGGCGGCCCCAGAGGAAGCTAGCTTTCCCAG GGACCAAGAAGCCACGCATTTCCCCAAGGTCTCCACCAAGAGCCTCTCCAAGAAATG CCTGCTTCTGAGCCCACCTGTGGCGGAGCGTGCCATCCTGCCCGCACTGAAGCAGACCCCGAAGAACAACTTTGCCGAGAGGCAGAAGAGGCTGCAGGCAATGCAGAAACGGCGCCTGCATCACTCAGTGCTTTGA
- the LOC117979359 gene encoding coiled-coil domain-containing protein 74B isoform X2 produces the protein MSGAGVAAGTRPPSSPTPGSRRRRQRPSVGVQSFRPQSPQLRQSDPQKRNLDLEKSLQFLQQQHSEMLAKLHEEIEHLKRENKDLRYKLIMNQTSQKKDGPSGNHLSRASAPLGARWVCINGVWVELGGPSPARLKEGSSRTHRPGGKRGRLAAGSADTVRSPADSLSTSSFQSVKSISNSGKARPQPGSFNKQDSKADVPQKADLEKEPLLHNSKLDKVPGVQGQARKEKAEASNAGAACMGNSQHQGRQMGAGAHPPMILPLPLRKPTTLRQCEVLIRELWNTNLLQTQELQHLKSLLEGSQRPQAAPEEASFPRDQEATHFPKVSTKSLSKKCLLLSPPVAERAILPALKQTPKNNFAERQKRLQAMQKRRLHHSVL, from the exons ATGAGCGGTGCGGGGGTGGCGGCTGGGACGCGGCCCCCCAGCTCGCCGACCCCGGGCTCTCGGCGCCGGCGCCAGCGCCCCTCTGTGGGCGTCCAGTCCTTTAGGCCGCAGAGCCCGCAGCTCAGGCAGAGCGACCCGCAGAAACGGAACCTGGACCTGGAGAAGAGCCTGCAGTTCCTGCAGCAGCAGCACTCGGAGATGCTGGCCAAGCTCCATGAGGAGATCGAGCACCTGAAGCGGGAGAACAAGG ATCTCCGTTACAAGCTCATAATGAATCAGACATCACAGAAGAAAG ATGGCCCCTCAGGAAACCACCTTTCCAGGGCCTCTGCTCCCTTGGGCGCTCGCTGGGTCTGCATCAACGGAGTGTGGGTAGAGCTGGGAGGACCCAGCCCTGCCAGGCTGAAGGAGGGCTCCTCACGGACACACAGGCCAGGAGGCAAGCGTGGGCGTCTTGCAGCCGGTAGCGCCGACACTGTGCGCTCTCCTGCAGACAGCCTCTCCACGTCAAGCTTCCAGTCTGTCAAGTCCATCTCTAATTCAG GCAAGGCCAGGCCCCAGCCCGGCTCCTTCAACAAGCAAGATTCAAAAGCTGACGTCCCCCAGAAGGCGGACCTGGAAAAGGAGCCCCTACTTCACAACAGCAAGCTGGACAAGGTTCCTGGGGTACAAGGGCAGGCCAG AAAGGAGAAAGCAGAGGCCTCTAACGCAGGAGCTGCCTGTATGGGGAACAGCCAGCACCAGGGCAGGcagatgggggcaggggcacacCCCCCAATGATCCTGCCCCTTCCCCTGCGAAAGCCCACCACACTTAGGCAGTGCGAAGTGCTCATCCGCGAGCTGTGGAATACCAACCTCCTGCAGACCCAAGAG CTGCAGCACCTCAAGTCCCTCCTGGAAGGGAGCCAGAGGCCCCAGGCGGCCCCAGAGGAAGCTAGCTTTCCCAG GGACCAAGAAGCCACGCATTTCCCCAAGGTCTCCACCAAGAGCCTCTCCAAGAAATG CCTGCTTCTGAGCCCACCTGTGGCGGAGCGTGCCATCCTGCCCGCACTGAAGCAGACCCCGAAGAACAACTTTGCCGAGAGGCAGAAGAGGCTGCAGGCAATGCAGAAACGGCGCCTGCATCACTCAGTGCTTTGA
- the LOC117979359 gene encoding coiled-coil domain-containing protein 74B isoform X1, translating into MGRNPWDSPCPARSLPQIAAVARPRIFSPMALSPDMLGAQGLWTHSIQGSLPAIWAATMGTKGGSRVLFPCHLSKALPHPDSGPHPAQDSGLWSRAHFPLSLGLGLTSGGHLTGGWSQPGNIAAGAVPRALPSQGDMEKGVEGGPFPSRCGNSSELFWAKCGPSRQPQPCSAGDADRTREEAMLSLGTCCSMCPKPSCFPDGPSGNHLSRASAPLGARWVCINGVWVELGGPSPARLKEGSSRTHRPGGKRGRLAAGSADTVRSPADSLSTSSFQSVKSISNSGKARPQPGSFNKQDSKADVPQKADLEKEPLLHNSKLDKVPGVQGQARKEKAEASNAGAACMGNSQHQGRQMGAGAHPPMILPLPLRKPTTLRQCEVLIRELWNTNLLQTQELQHLKSLLEGSQRPQAAPEEASFPRDQEATHFPKVSTKSLSKKCLLLSPPVAERAILPALKQTPKNNFAERQKRLQAMQKRRLHHSVL; encoded by the exons ATGGGAAGGAACCCCTGGGACAGCCCCTGCCCTGCTAGATCTTTGCCTCAGATTGCTGCTGTGGCCAGGCCCAGGATTTTCAGCCCTATGGCTCTGAGTCCTGACATGCTGGGGGCCCAGGGGCTCTGGACACACTCCATCCAGGGATCCCTTCCTGCCATCTGGGCAGCAACCATGGGGACAAAGGGAGGAAGCAGAGTCCTGTTTCCTTGCCACTTGTCCAAGGCACTTCCCCATCCTGACAGCGGCCCCCACCCAGCCCAGGATTCTGGGTTGTGGTCTCGAGCTCACTTCCCATTATCTTTGGGGCTGGGGCTGACATCAGGAGGACATCTGACTGGTGGATGGAGCCAGCCTGGGAACATCGCAGCTGGGGCAGTGCCTAGGGCTCTCCCTTCCCAGGGAGACATGGAGAAGGGGGTTGAGGGAGGGCCCTTCCCTAGCCGCTGTGGCAACTCCAGTGAGCTGTTCTGGGCAAAGTGTGGCCCAAGTcggcagccccagccctgcagtGCCGGGGACGCTGACAGGACACGGGAAGAGGCCATGCTCTCCCTCGGGACCTGCTGTTCCATGTGTCCCAAGCCCTCCTGCTTTCCAGATGGCCCCTCAGGAAACCACCTTTCCAGGGCCTCTGCTCCCTTGGGCGCTCGCTGGGTCTGCATCAACGGAGTGTGGGTAGAGCTGGGAGGACCCAGCCCTGCCAGGCTGAAGGAGGGCTCCTCACGGACACACAGGCCAGGAGGCAAGCGTGGGCGTCTTGCAGCCGGTAGCGCCGACACTGTGCGCTCTCCTGCAGACAGCCTCTCCACGTCAAGCTTCCAGTCTGTCAAGTCCATCTCTAATTCAG GCAAGGCCAGGCCCCAGCCCGGCTCCTTCAACAAGCAAGATTCAAAAGCTGACGTCCCCCAGAAGGCGGACCTGGAAAAGGAGCCCCTACTTCACAACAGCAAGCTGGACAAGGTTCCTGGGGTACAAGGGCAGGCCAG AAAGGAGAAAGCAGAGGCCTCTAACGCAGGAGCTGCCTGTATGGGGAACAGCCAGCACCAGGGCAGGcagatgggggcaggggcacacCCCCCAATGATCCTGCCCCTTCCCCTGCGAAAGCCCACCACACTTAGGCAGTGCGAAGTGCTCATCCGCGAGCTGTGGAATACCAACCTCCTGCAGACCCAAGAG CTGCAGCACCTCAAGTCCCTCCTGGAAGGGAGCCAGAGGCCCCAGGCGGCCCCAGAGGAAGCTAGCTTTCCCAG GGACCAAGAAGCCACGCATTTCCCCAAGGTCTCCACCAAGAGCCTCTCCAAGAAATG CCTGCTTCTGAGCCCACCTGTGGCGGAGCGTGCCATCCTGCCCGCACTGAAGCAGACCCCGAAGAACAACTTTGCCGAGAGGCAGAAGAGGCTGCAGGCAATGCAGAAACGGCGCCTGCATCACTCAGTGCTTTGA